The proteins below come from a single Streptomyces sp. SCSIO 75703 genomic window:
- a CDS encoding DUF4190 domain-containing protein yields the protein MSDDALPPRAGAQPPEGPGDGFGPAPTPRVDLDKGATGGAPAEPGPWAPPPNDAGPGQGPGETVVSGPMPPWPGPSVHDQQTVTSLPSPGDGPAPSPWAAPAANPAPDTGGPFAAPGGPATPSAPAPNPFAAPEDRPSPPPGPAAGAGHVPYGYPPGPAYPGGPAYPAQGGYGSVPAQGYYGWTGMPPEPSNGMGTAGLVLGIISAVIFCLWPVTIILGVLGIIFGSIGRAKAARGEADNGGQALAGLICGIVGVVLSCFGAVVSIL from the coding sequence ATGTCCGACGACGCGCTGCCGCCGAGAGCCGGTGCGCAGCCTCCGGAAGGCCCCGGCGACGGCTTCGGACCGGCGCCGACCCCACGGGTCGACCTGGACAAGGGCGCTACGGGCGGCGCCCCCGCCGAGCCCGGTCCGTGGGCGCCGCCCCCGAACGACGCCGGGCCGGGCCAGGGCCCCGGCGAGACCGTCGTCTCCGGCCCGATGCCCCCGTGGCCGGGTCCCTCCGTGCACGACCAGCAGACGGTCACCTCCCTGCCCTCCCCGGGCGACGGCCCCGCCCCCTCGCCGTGGGCCGCCCCCGCCGCGAACCCGGCGCCGGACACCGGCGGCCCCTTCGCCGCGCCCGGCGGGCCGGCCACGCCGTCCGCCCCCGCGCCCAACCCGTTCGCGGCGCCCGAGGACCGGCCGTCGCCCCCGCCGGGCCCCGCGGCCGGCGCCGGGCACGTGCCCTACGGCTACCCGCCCGGGCCCGCCTACCCGGGCGGCCCCGCCTACCCGGCGCAGGGCGGCTACGGTTCCGTGCCCGCGCAGGGCTACTACGGCTGGACCGGCATGCCGCCCGAGCCGAGCAACGGGATGGGCACCGCGGGCCTGGTCCTCGGCATCATCTCGGCGGTCATCTTCTGCCTCTGGCCGGTGACGATCATCCTCGGCGTGCTCGGGATCATCTTCGGCTCGATAGGCCGGGCCAAGGCCGCGCGGGGAGAGGCCGACAACGGGGGGCAGGCGCTGGCCGGCCTGATCTGCGGCATCGTCGGCGTCGTCCTGAGCTGCTTCGGCGCGGTGGTCTCGATCCTCTAG
- a CDS encoding adenosine deaminase, with protein sequence MTQRLVDPEVPRDLHAFIAGLPKAELHVHHVGSASPRIVAELAARHPDSKVPTDPEALADYFTFTDFAHFIDVYLSVVDLIRTPEDVRLLTYEVARDMARQQVRYAELTITPYSSTRRGIDEGAFMDAIEDARRSAEADFGTVLRWCFDIPGEAGLDSAEETARLATDDRVRPEGLVSFGLGGPEIGVGRSQFKPYFDRAIAAGLHSVPHAGETTGPQTVWDALRDLRAERIGHGTSAARDPELLAYLAERRIPLEVCPTSNIATRAVASLDEHPLKEFARAGVLVTVNSDDPPMFGTDLNNEYAVAARLLGLDERGVAALARNAVRASFLDEAGKARILAEIDAYTDRRTAA encoded by the coding sequence TTGACCCAGCGCCTCGTCGACCCCGAGGTCCCGCGCGACCTGCACGCGTTCATCGCCGGGCTGCCCAAGGCCGAGTTGCACGTCCACCACGTGGGCTCCGCCTCCCCCCGCATCGTGGCCGAACTCGCCGCCCGCCACCCGGACTCCAAGGTGCCCACCGATCCCGAAGCGCTCGCGGACTACTTCACCTTCACGGACTTCGCCCACTTCATCGACGTGTACCTGTCGGTGGTGGACCTGATCCGCACCCCGGAGGACGTCCGGCTGCTCACCTACGAGGTGGCGCGGGACATGGCCCGCCAGCAGGTGCGCTACGCGGAACTGACCATCACCCCGTACTCCTCCACCCGGCGGGGCATCGACGAGGGCGCGTTCATGGACGCCATCGAGGACGCCCGCCGCTCGGCCGAGGCCGACTTCGGGACCGTGCTGCGCTGGTGCTTCGACATCCCCGGGGAGGCGGGCCTCGACTCCGCCGAGGAGACGGCGCGGCTGGCCACCGACGACCGGGTGCGCCCGGAGGGGCTGGTGTCCTTCGGGCTCGGCGGGCCCGAGATCGGGGTGGGCCGGTCGCAGTTCAAGCCGTACTTCGACCGCGCGATCGCCGCCGGGCTGCACTCGGTCCCGCACGCGGGCGAGACGACCGGCCCGCAGACGGTGTGGGACGCGCTGCGCGACCTGCGCGCCGAGCGCATCGGCCACGGCACGAGCGCCGCCCGCGACCCCGAGTTGCTGGCGTACCTGGCCGAACGGCGCATCCCGCTGGAGGTGTGCCCGACCTCGAACATCGCCACGCGCGCCGTGGCGTCGCTGGACGAGCACCCGCTCAAGGAGTTCGCGCGCGCCGGGGTCCTGGTGACGGTCAACTCCGACGACCCGCCGATGTTCGGCACCGACCTGAACAACGAGTACGCGGTCGCGGCCCGGCTGCTCGGCCTCGACGAGCGGGGTGTCGCCGCCCTGGCCCGCAACGCGGTGCGCGCCTCCTTCCTCGACGAGGCGGGCAAGGCGCGGATCCTCGCGGAGATCGACGCGTACACCGACCGCCGGACCGCGGCCTGA
- a CDS encoding glycerophosphodiester phosphodiesterase, producing MQTVTAVAHRGDPYHVRENTLGSLRSALGRRADAVEIDVRLTRDGVPVLLHDETLKRLWGHDRPLGSLSADEVRAVTSGGVPTLAEALAATEGSRVMLDLPGSPGPRSVRRIVEVVDACGARERVYYCAGARTMLAVRAADPSAEIALTWTSLAPPRAGVLAAVRPRWLNYRFGLVDADLVGRVHRDGLLLSVWTPDTRRSLRRMLRLGVDSITTNRVPLLTALRPR from the coding sequence ATGCAGACCGTGACCGCCGTGGCCCACCGCGGCGACCCGTACCACGTCCGCGAGAACACCCTCGGCTCGCTGCGCTCCGCGCTCGGCCGGCGCGCGGACGCGGTGGAGATCGACGTCCGTCTGACCCGGGACGGCGTCCCGGTGCTGCTGCACGACGAGACGCTGAAACGGCTGTGGGGGCACGACCGTCCGCTGGGCTCGCTCTCCGCCGACGAGGTGCGCGCGGTGACCTCGGGCGGGGTGCCCACGCTCGCCGAGGCCCTCGCCGCGACGGAGGGCAGCCGGGTGATGCTGGACCTGCCCGGGTCCCCCGGCCCGCGGTCGGTGCGGCGCATCGTCGAGGTGGTCGACGCCTGCGGGGCGCGGGAGCGGGTGTACTACTGCGCGGGCGCCCGGACCATGCTCGCCGTGCGGGCCGCCGATCCCTCCGCCGAGATCGCCCTGACCTGGACCTCGCTCGCCCCGCCGCGGGCCGGCGTGCTGGCGGCGGTGCGCCCGCGCTGGCTCAACTACCGCTTCGGGCTGGTGGACGCGGACCTCGTCGGCCGGGTCCACCGCGACGGACTCCTGCTGTCGGTGTGGACCCCCGACACCCGCCGCTCGCTGCGCCGCATGCTCCGCCTGGGCGTCGACTCCATCACCACGAACCGCGTCCCCCTCCTCACCGCCCTCCGCCCCCGCTGA
- a CDS encoding HXXEE domain-containing protein, protein MRRNAPVLRERYPAVPEAVWRRAASVDRREFTVAVALVGLYVAAAAAAGRASGGRSAFYQCVLYGFGLHALVHIGQAAALRRYTPGSVTSPLVVVPFTLWARGRLRRAGVLRPTRPRDLVIAPGGAGAVAVAAHAVAQGLLAAGDRPRRRTAAGGALSGGGGR, encoded by the coding sequence GTGCGGCGCAACGCGCCCGTCCTGCGCGAGCGGTACCCGGCGGTGCCCGAGGCGGTGTGGCGCCGGGCCGCGTCCGTCGACCGGCGCGAATTCACCGTGGCCGTCGCCCTGGTGGGCCTGTACGTCGCCGCCGCGGCAGCCGCGGGCCGGGCGAGCGGCGGGCGTTCGGCCTTCTACCAGTGCGTGCTGTACGGCTTCGGACTGCACGCACTGGTCCACATCGGGCAGGCGGCGGCCCTGCGCCGCTACACCCCGGGCTCGGTCACCTCACCGCTCGTGGTCGTCCCGTTCACCCTGTGGGCGCGCGGACGGCTGCGCCGCGCCGGGGTGTTGCGGCCCACGCGCCCGCGCGACCTCGTGATCGCCCCCGGCGGCGCGGGCGCCGTCGCGGTCGCCGCGCACGCCGTGGCGCAGGGGCTGCTCGCCGCCGGGGACCGGCCCCGGCGGCGGACGGCTGCCGGCGGCGCGCTCAGCGGGGGCGGAGGGCGGTGA
- a CDS encoding gamma-aminobutyraldehyde dehydrogenase → MSTELRRLRNHIDGEFRDAADGRTTEVVNPATGEAYATAPLSGQADVDAAMAAAAAAFPAWRDTTPAERQRALLKIADAFEERAEELVAAEVENTGKPVGLTRTEEIPPMVDQIRFFAGAARMLEGRSAGEYMEGLTSLVRREPIGVCAQVAPWNYPMMMAVWKFAPALAAGNTVVLKPSDTTPASTVLIADIIGSVLPKGVFNVICGDRDTGRMMVEHPTPAMASITGSVRAGMSVAESAAKDLKRVHLELGGKAPVVVFEDTDIPKAVEDISVAGFFNAGQDCTAATRVLVHESIHDEFVAALAKAAAETRTGQPDDEDVLYGPLNNPAQLAQVSGFVERLPAHAKVEAGGHRVGDRGYFYAPTVVSGLRQDDEIIQKEVFGPVITVQSFTDEDQAVEWANGVEYALASSVWTKDHGRAMRMSKKLDFGCVWINTHIPLVAEMPHGGFKKSGYGKDLSAYGFDDYTRVKHVMTSLDA, encoded by the coding sequence GTGAGCACCGAGCTGCGTCGACTGCGCAACCACATCGACGGCGAGTTCCGGGACGCCGCCGACGGGCGGACCACCGAGGTGGTCAACCCCGCCACCGGCGAGGCGTACGCGACCGCGCCGCTGTCCGGGCAGGCGGACGTCGACGCCGCCATGGCGGCCGCCGCCGCGGCCTTCCCGGCCTGGCGCGACACCACGCCCGCCGAGCGGCAGCGGGCCCTCCTGAAGATCGCCGACGCGTTCGAGGAACGGGCCGAGGAACTCGTCGCGGCCGAGGTGGAGAACACGGGCAAGCCCGTCGGGCTGACCCGCACCGAGGAGATCCCGCCGATGGTCGACCAGATCCGCTTCTTCGCGGGCGCGGCCCGGATGCTGGAGGGCCGCAGCGCCGGCGAGTACATGGAGGGCCTGACCTCCCTCGTCCGCCGCGAGCCGATCGGCGTCTGCGCGCAGGTCGCGCCGTGGAACTACCCGATGATGATGGCCGTGTGGAAGTTCGCCCCGGCGCTCGCCGCGGGCAACACGGTCGTCCTCAAGCCGTCCGACACCACCCCGGCCTCCACGGTCCTCATCGCCGACATCATCGGCTCGGTGCTGCCCAAGGGCGTCTTCAACGTGATCTGCGGCGACCGCGACACCGGCCGCATGATGGTCGAGCACCCGACCCCGGCGATGGCCTCCATCACCGGCTCGGTGCGGGCCGGCATGTCCGTCGCCGAGTCGGCCGCCAAGGACCTCAAGCGGGTCCACCTGGAACTGGGCGGCAAGGCGCCCGTCGTCGTCTTCGAGGACACCGACATCCCCAAGGCCGTCGAGGACATCTCCGTCGCCGGCTTCTTCAACGCCGGCCAGGACTGCACGGCGGCGACCCGCGTGCTCGTGCACGAGTCGATCCACGACGAGTTCGTGGCCGCGCTCGCCAAGGCCGCCGCCGAGACCAGGACCGGACAGCCGGACGACGAGGACGTGCTCTACGGCCCCCTCAACAACCCGGCCCAGCTCGCCCAGGTCTCCGGCTTCGTCGAGCGGCTGCCCGCCCACGCCAAGGTCGAGGCCGGCGGCCACCGGGTCGGCGACCGGGGCTACTTCTACGCGCCCACCGTCGTCTCGGGCCTCCGGCAGGACGACGAGATCATCCAGAAGGAGGTCTTCGGCCCGGTCATCACCGTCCAGTCCTTCACCGACGAGGACCAGGCCGTGGAGTGGGCCAACGGCGTCGAGTACGCCCTCGCCTCCTCCGTCTGGACCAAGGACCACGGCCGCGCCATGCGGATGTCCAAGAAGCTCGACTTCGGCTGCGTCTGGATCAACACCCACATCCCGCTGGTCGCCGAGATGCCCCACGGCGGCTTCAAGAAGTCCGGCTACGGCAAGGACCTCTCGGCCTACGGCTTCGACGACTACACCCGCGTCAAGCACGTGATGACGTCCCTCGACGCCTGA
- a CDS encoding Lrp/AsnC family transcriptional regulator: MHSEAVASRSAEKKDPRESRNGGPPLDAVSLAIIEQLQEDGRRPYAAIGKAVGLSEAAVRQRVQKLLDQGVMQIVAVTDPLTVGFLRQAMVGVNVEGDVDAVADALAAMSECEYVVMTAGSFDLMVEVVCEDDDHLLDVINKRIRAVPGVRSTESFVYLRLKKQTYMWGTR, encoded by the coding sequence GTGCACAGTGAGGCCGTGGCCAGTCGAAGCGCAGAGAAGAAGGACCCCCGCGAGTCCCGGAACGGCGGCCCCCCGCTGGACGCCGTCTCCCTCGCCATCATCGAGCAGCTCCAGGAGGACGGCCGCCGGCCGTACGCCGCCATCGGCAAGGCCGTGGGCCTGTCGGAGGCGGCCGTGCGCCAGCGCGTCCAGAAGCTGCTCGACCAGGGCGTGATGCAGATCGTCGCGGTCACGGACCCGCTCACCGTGGGCTTCCTGCGCCAGGCCATGGTCGGCGTCAACGTGGAGGGCGACGTGGACGCGGTCGCCGACGCGCTGGCCGCCATGTCGGAGTGCGAGTACGTGGTGATGACGGCGGGCTCGTTCGACCTGATGGTGGAGGTCGTCTGCGAGGACGACGACCACCTGCTGGACGTCATCAACAAACGCATCCGGGCCGTCCCCGGAGTGCGCTCCACCGAGAGCTTCGTCTACCTCAGGCTCAAGAAGCAGACCTACATGTGGGGAACCCGATAA
- a CDS encoding aspartate aminotransferase family protein — MSTDKDLSRTAYDHLWMHFTRMSSYEKAPVPTIVRGEGVHIYDDRGKRYLDGLAGLFVVQAGHGRTELAETAMKQAQELAFFPVWSYAHPKAVELAERLAHEAPGDLNKVFFTTGGGEAVETAWKLAKQYFKLVGKPTKYKVVSRAVAYHGTPQGALSITGLPGLKAPFEPLVPGAHKVPNTNIYRAPIHGDDPEAFGRWAADQIEQQILFEGPETVAAVFLEPVQNAGGCFPPPPGYFRRVREICDQYDVLLVSDEVICAFGRLGTTFACDKFDYVPDMITCAKGMTSGYSPIGACIVSDRLAEPFYQGDNTFLHGYTFGGHPVSAAVALANLDLFEREGLNRHVLDNEGAFRATLEKLHDLPIVGDVRGNGFFYGIELVKDKTTKESFDEEETERVLYGFLSRELYENGLYCRADDRGDPVIQLAPPLISDQGTFDEIEQILRATLTEAWAQL, encoded by the coding sequence GTGAGCACCGACAAGGATCTCAGCCGGACCGCGTACGACCACCTGTGGATGCACTTCACCCGCATGTCGTCGTACGAGAAGGCGCCCGTCCCCACCATCGTGCGGGGCGAGGGCGTGCACATCTACGACGACCGGGGCAAGCGCTACCTCGACGGCCTCGCCGGCCTGTTCGTGGTCCAGGCCGGGCACGGCCGCACGGAGCTGGCCGAGACCGCCATGAAGCAGGCCCAGGAGCTGGCCTTCTTCCCGGTGTGGTCCTACGCCCACCCCAAGGCCGTCGAACTCGCGGAGCGCCTGGCCCACGAGGCGCCCGGCGACCTCAACAAGGTCTTCTTCACCACCGGCGGCGGCGAGGCCGTCGAGACCGCCTGGAAGCTCGCCAAGCAGTACTTCAAGCTCGTCGGCAAGCCGACCAAGTACAAGGTCGTCTCCCGCGCGGTCGCCTACCACGGCACCCCGCAGGGCGCCCTGTCCATCACCGGACTGCCCGGCCTCAAGGCCCCGTTCGAGCCGCTCGTCCCCGGCGCCCACAAGGTGCCGAACACCAACATCTACCGCGCCCCGATCCACGGCGACGACCCCGAGGCGTTCGGCCGCTGGGCCGCCGACCAGATCGAGCAGCAGATCCTCTTCGAGGGCCCGGAGACCGTCGCCGCCGTCTTCCTGGAGCCGGTGCAGAACGCGGGCGGCTGCTTCCCGCCCCCGCCCGGCTACTTCCGCCGGGTGCGCGAGATCTGCGACCAGTACGACGTGCTGCTCGTCTCGGACGAGGTCATCTGCGCCTTCGGCCGCCTCGGCACCACCTTCGCCTGCGACAAGTTCGACTACGTCCCGGACATGATCACCTGCGCCAAGGGCATGACCTCCGGGTACTCCCCCATCGGCGCGTGCATCGTCTCCGACCGGCTCGCCGAGCCCTTCTACCAGGGCGACAACACCTTCCTGCACGGCTACACCTTCGGCGGCCACCCCGTCTCCGCCGCCGTCGCCCTCGCCAACCTCGACCTCTTCGAGCGCGAGGGCCTGAACCGGCACGTCCTCGACAACGAGGGCGCCTTCCGCGCCACCCTGGAGAAGCTGCACGACCTGCCGATCGTCGGCGACGTCCGCGGCAACGGCTTCTTCTACGGCATCGAACTCGTCAAGGACAAGACCACCAAGGAGTCCTTCGACGAGGAGGAGACCGAGCGCGTCCTGTACGGCTTCCTCTCCCGCGAGCTCTACGAGAACGGCCTGTACTGCCGGGCCGACGACCGCGGCGACCCGGTCATCCAGCTCGCCCCGCCGCTCATCTCCGACCAGGGGACCTTCGACGAGATCGAGCAGATCCTGCGCGCGACGCTGACGGAGGCATGGGCCCAGCTCTGA
- a CDS encoding ATP-binding cassette domain-containing protein encodes MEAPPDNDVLWARALHFQHHDGTPALSGVSLGVREGEILAVSGPRGSGKTTLLRCLSGMIRPQEGEVWFNSVPVHTMGPLSRERLRRDRFGWIDPAPALVPELNAWENTALPLMLRGTGRRRAKTAALEWLERLDVGDRARRRPHELRQSERQRVCIARALAVGPSVLFADEPTAPLHRADRAQVLRTLTTAARSHGITVVLATHDARTAALADRTVALLDGRRVKTVHLPPAAETTTAAGTAGPAGTEGRAACSLSV; translated from the coding sequence ATGGAGGCCCCGCCGGACAACGACGTGCTCTGGGCCCGCGCCCTGCACTTCCAGCACCACGACGGCACTCCCGCGCTCAGCGGCGTCTCGCTCGGCGTCCGGGAGGGCGAGATCCTCGCCGTCAGCGGACCGCGCGGCAGCGGCAAGACGACCCTGCTGCGCTGCCTGTCGGGGATGATCCGCCCCCAGGAGGGCGAGGTCTGGTTCAACAGCGTGCCCGTCCACACCATGGGCCCGCTCAGCCGCGAACGGCTGCGCCGCGACCGCTTCGGCTGGATCGACCCGGCCCCCGCGCTCGTCCCCGAGCTGAACGCCTGGGAGAACACGGCCCTGCCGCTGATGCTGCGCGGCACCGGCCGCCGCCGGGCCAAGACCGCCGCCCTGGAGTGGCTGGAGCGCCTCGACGTCGGCGACCGGGCCCGGCGCCGCCCGCACGAGCTGCGCCAGTCCGAACGCCAGCGCGTCTGCATCGCCCGCGCCCTCGCCGTCGGGCCCTCGGTCCTGTTCGCCGACGAGCCGACGGCGCCCCTGCACCGCGCCGACCGCGCCCAGGTGCTGCGCACCCTCACCACGGCGGCCCGCTCGCACGGCATCACCGTCGTCCTCGCCACCCACGACGCGCGCACCGCCGCCCTCGCCGACCGCACCGTGGCGCTGCTCGACGGCCGGCGCGTGAAGACCGTGCACCTGCCGCCGGCCGCCGAGACCACCACGGCCGCCGGGACCGCGGGCCCCGCCGGGACGGAAGGCCGGGCGGCGTGCTCGCTCTCCGTCTGA
- a CDS encoding VOC family protein, giving the protein MYQQMIFVNLAVRDLDASKAFFAELGFRNDPRFSDETAASIVISDTIVAMLLTHEKYGQFTKKEIVDATRSSEVLLALSAESRAKVDEMVDRAVAAGGSVTGQTQDLGFMYGRAFDDLDGHTWEVVWMDPAAIEG; this is encoded by the coding sequence ATGTACCAGCAGATGATCTTCGTGAACCTGGCCGTGCGCGACCTCGACGCCTCGAAGGCGTTCTTCGCCGAGCTGGGCTTTCGCAACGACCCCCGGTTCAGCGACGAGACGGCCGCCTCGATCGTGATCAGCGACACCATCGTGGCGATGCTGCTCACCCACGAGAAGTACGGGCAGTTCACGAAGAAGGAGATCGTGGACGCCACCCGGAGCAGCGAGGTGCTCCTGGCGCTCAGCGCGGAGAGCCGCGCCAAGGTCGACGAGATGGTCGACCGGGCCGTCGCCGCGGGCGGATCGGTCACCGGCCAGACGCAGGACCTCGGCTTCATGTACGGCCGGGCCTTCGACGACCTGGACGGCCACACCTGGGAGGTCGTCTGGATGGACCCGGCGGCCATCGAGGGCTGA
- a CDS encoding LAETG motif-containing sortase-dependent surface protein translates to MAVLSIPSRTATRRGLRVLGVVSASAALAFGAAGNALACDISEFSAQAVCDGDKGVITVTDVDPAGIPATVTVYLQNNGADARKIGEQVVKGSRKGETITFAADWQPNAEYRVHVKADRYVDEDIKPNLTTPGTACATEEPPAPSPSETSPAPEESDSPAPAPSESSPAASESESTVPAGGFGNAPSPAVGESNLAETGADSNTGLIAGIAAALVAIGGGAIFFGLRRRGAGNAG, encoded by the coding sequence GTGGCAGTCCTGTCCATACCCAGCCGCACGGCCACCCGCCGTGGCCTCCGTGTCCTCGGCGTCGTCTCGGCCTCCGCGGCCCTGGCGTTCGGCGCCGCCGGCAACGCCCTCGCCTGCGACATCAGCGAGTTCTCCGCCCAGGCCGTCTGCGACGGCGACAAGGGCGTCATCACCGTGACCGACGTCGACCCGGCCGGCATCCCGGCCACGGTCACCGTCTACCTCCAGAACAACGGCGCCGACGCCCGGAAGATCGGCGAGCAGGTGGTCAAGGGCTCCCGGAAGGGCGAGACCATCACCTTCGCAGCGGACTGGCAGCCCAACGCCGAGTACCGCGTCCACGTCAAGGCCGACCGGTACGTCGACGAGGACATCAAGCCGAACCTCACGACCCCGGGCACCGCCTGCGCGACGGAGGAGCCGCCGGCCCCGTCGCCGTCCGAGACCTCCCCCGCCCCCGAGGAGTCCGACTCCCCGGCCCCGGCCCCGTCCGAGTCGTCCCCGGCCGCCTCGGAGAGCGAGAGCACCGTCCCGGCGGGCGGCTTTGGCAACGCCCCGTCCCCGGCGGTCGGCGAGTCCAACCTCGCCGAGACCGGTGCCGACTCCAACACCGGCCTGATCGCCGGTATCGCGGCCGCCCTGGTCGCCATCGGTGGCGGCGCCATCTTCTTCGGCCTGCGCCGCCGCGGCGCCGGCAACGCCGGCTGA
- a CDS encoding ABC transporter ATP-binding protein yields MLLSLREATVRFGGRAVLDAVDLDVAEHQVVCVLGPSGSGKSTLLRAVAGLQPLDAGRVLLDGRDQDGVPAHRREVGLMFQDHQLFPQRDVAGNVAFGPRMRGASRAEQQARTAELLELVGLPGAARRAVAALSGGEQQRVALARALAPRPRLLMLDEPLGQLDRSLRERLVVELRELFGRLGTTVLAVTHDQGEAFALADRVVVMRDGQIAQSGTPLEVWQRPADAFVARFLGFDNVVGATVTGEAADTPWGKVPVPRNAPQGARTLLVRPAGVRLVEAGAGLRCTVTARTFRGTHVTVLLRPGDAPSLEAACPLRSAPAPGEEVGVEFDPAETVVLD; encoded by the coding sequence ATGTTGCTGAGTCTGCGGGAGGCGACCGTCCGCTTCGGCGGGCGGGCCGTGCTCGACGCCGTCGACCTCGACGTCGCCGAACACCAGGTGGTGTGCGTGCTCGGGCCGAGCGGCAGCGGCAAATCCACGCTGCTGCGCGCCGTCGCCGGGCTCCAGCCGCTGGACGCCGGGCGGGTGCTGCTCGACGGACGGGACCAGGACGGGGTGCCGGCGCACCGGCGGGAGGTCGGGCTGATGTTCCAGGACCACCAGCTCTTCCCGCAGCGGGACGTGGCCGGAAACGTCGCCTTCGGGCCCCGGATGCGGGGCGCGTCCCGGGCCGAACAGCAGGCCCGGACCGCGGAGTTGCTGGAGCTGGTCGGTCTGCCCGGCGCGGCCCGCAGAGCGGTGGCCGCCCTGTCCGGCGGCGAGCAGCAGCGGGTGGCGCTGGCCCGCGCCCTCGCGCCGCGGCCCCGGTTGCTGATGCTGGACGAACCGCTGGGCCAGCTCGACCGCTCCCTGCGCGAACGGCTCGTGGTGGAACTGCGGGAGCTGTTCGGCCGGCTGGGGACCACCGTGCTCGCCGTGACGCACGACCAGGGCGAGGCGTTCGCGCTGGCCGACCGGGTGGTGGTGATGCGGGACGGGCAGATCGCCCAGTCGGGCACGCCGCTGGAGGTGTGGCAGCGGCCCGCCGACGCCTTCGTGGCGCGCTTCCTCGGCTTCGACAACGTGGTCGGGGCGACCGTCACGGGCGAGGCCGCGGACACCCCGTGGGGCAAGGTGCCGGTCCCGCGGAACGCCCCGCAGGGCGCCCGTACGCTGCTGGTCCGCCCGGCCGGCGTCCGTCTGGTCGAGGCCGGGGCGGGCCTGCGCTGCACCGTCACCGCGCGCACCTTCCGCGGCACCCACGTCACCGTCCTCCTGCGGCCGGGCGACGCCCCCAGCCTGGAGGCCGCCTGCCCGCTGCGCTCGGCCCCGGCCCCCGGTGAGGAGGTCGGCGTGGAGTTCGACCCGGCCGAGACGGTGGTGCTGGACTGA